The Candidatus Obscuribacterales bacterium DNA segment ATCCATCTAAACTCTAAGCTGCTGCCAACGTTCCATCATCGCAGGCGTCCATAGCCAATCAGATTCTAAGCTGGTCAGTTGAAACTCAGCCGGGCTTTGTTCCAAAATCTGTTCCCGGAGAGCGATCGCCACCTCCACAGCGCGATCTGGCTCTGCTAGTTGGCCTTGCTCCGCCAACTCATAGAGGGCGATCGCTAGTCCAGCATAGGTGGTCAGTCGATCCCGATTCCCTGCCAGTCCTTGTAAGGATGGCACTTCTAAAATCTCAACCCAGCCATCCGGCTCAACAACAATAACCGGCTCGGCCCCCTGGCGATCTAACGTCTCTTGCCAAACCTGGAGTGCCTGTTCCCATTGCCCCCCCTCCGCGTAGGCAAAACCCAAAGCATTACCGTAAAGCACAGAGTCAGGACTCCCCTGAGCCGCCGTTTGCCATAGCAAAATAGCATCACTAGGATTAAAGTTGGGATCCTCCTTGGCCGCTTGCCAAGCCAGTCGCCCGCGTAAAAAGCTCACGGTTGGATCGTTGAGATCGTCTACAGATGCTGACTCTAAGGCAGAGGCAGCAGCAGTTATATTGCCTTCATCTAAGAGTTGGGTAATGAACTGATTCGCCTGATCGATCTCTCCCTGCTGAAGAGCTGCGATCGCCTCTCGGGTCTCTTGATTCAGAGCATCATCTGCGGGCAAATCCTCACCATTGAGGGCATTCGGCTCATCTCCAGGCACAACGGCAGGCACATCTTGAGGCGATCGCTGCCACTGCAGCACGCCCAGCACCAGCAGCACAACTACACCCCCGGCAATCACCCGCCAGCGCCAGTTGGCCCGTTGCAACCCCACCCAAGGTGAGATACTTGGCACCGACGGCGATACACTCACCGTCTCCCGCGACGCTAGCGGCACCTTGCTCTCAGATGGTCTCTCAACCGTCGCCTGCTGCTCAGGAAGCAATTGCTCAGATGTGGCTAAATCATGCTGTTGATCATCTTGCCGGGAGGCGATCGATGGGGTGGGTGAGTCGGAAAGCTGCCGAATTAAGTCAGACACCACCAAAGCATCATCTTCATTAGGCAACTCATCCAGCAAATCAGGCTCTTGCTCCCAAACAGCAGCCAT contains these protein-coding regions:
- a CDS encoding CHAT domain-containing protein, with translation MERDPILRILLVIALPDDQERLALAQEVQHLKQELEKDPVVPDVGGDRPPVQLTILEQPDREQLTQALEQGQYDVLHYSGHSDLGEMGGDLYLVNRHTGLTEPLSGQDLAGLLVNNGIRLVVLNSCRGAYSASANAQGEMGANNLAAAIVRRGVPAVLAMAECIPDNVALTLTQLFYRNLRQGYPIDLSLNRARQALMSVYTSHYLYWALPVLYLHPDSDGYLVWNDRLQIEQPGDWLGDDGGLLPDWSDTLEPLSATEPTPLPIVRDETQTSNGADHREPVDQEKDRHEMAAVWEQEPDLLDELPNEDDALVVSDLIRQLSDSPTPSIASRQDDQQHDLATSEQLLPEQQATVERPSESKVPLASRETVSVSPSVPSISPWVGLQRANWRWRVIAGGVVVLLVLGVLQWQRSPQDVPAVVPGDEPNALNGEDLPADDALNQETREAIAALQQGEIDQANQFITQLLDEGNITAAASALESASVDDLNDPTVSFLRGRLAWQAAKEDPNFNPSDAILLWQTAAQGSPDSVLYGNALGFAYAEGGQWEQALQVWQETLDRQGAEPVIVVEPDGWVEILEVPSLQGLAGNRDRLTTYAGLAIALYELAEQGQLAEPDRAVEVAIALREQILEQSPAEFQLTSLESDWLWTPAMMERWQQLRV